The genomic interval AGATCCTGTCCTCGCTCGACGTGCCGGAACTGGAGCCGGTGCCGCGCGAGCACGTGCTGACCAAGACGTTCTACCTGCTGCGCGACTTCCCCGGCCGCTTCAGCTCCGGCCAGACCTGGGTCGAGACCCTGCCGCGCGAGGATGACGACGAGAGCGCGCAGCGCCCGGCGCGCGGCGGCGACGGCGTGTCACCGATCATCATCACCTCCAACGACCTCGCCGGCGCCTGGGCGATCCGTCCCGACGGCCAGCCGATGCTGCCGCTCACGCCGGGCGAGCCGCGCCAGCGCGAGTTCGCGTTCCGTGCCGGCGTCAACATCGTGATGTACACGCTGACCGGCAATTACAAGGCGGACCAGGTGCACGCACCGGCGCTGATCGAGCGGTTGGGGCAATAGGAGCGATATGAACTACGGCATCGCGTTCACGCCGCTTGTCCCCTCGATCGTGCTGTGGATCGGGCTCGGCGCGATCATCGTCATGGCGGTCATCCTGCTGCTCGCCCGCGCACGCGGCGCAGCCGTCCGCGTCGTCGCGCTGGCGCTGATCCTGCTCGCGCTCGCCAATCCGTCCTTCACCCGCGAGGACCGCGATCCCCTCACCTCGGTCGCCGCTGTTGTCGTCGACAAGAGCCCGAGCCAGAACTTTGGCAACCGCAATCGCGAGGCCGCGCAGGCACAGGAAGCGCTGGTCGACAGCCTGAAGAAGATCAAGGGCCTCGAGGTGCGGGTCGTCGACGCCGGTCAGGCCGACGGCGAGACCGACGGCACAAAGCTGTTCGGCGCGCTCGCCTCCGCACTGTCCGACGTCCCGGTCGATCGCGTCGCCGGCGCGTTCCTGATCACCGACGGCCGGGTGCACGACATTCCCGCGAGCACCGCCGCAGTCGGTTTCCAGGCGCCGGTGCATGCGCTGATCACCGGGCAGAAGAACGAGCGCGACCGCCGCATCGCGATCACCGCCGCGCCGCGCTTCGGCATCGTCGGCCAGAACCAGACCATCACTTATCGCCTCGACGATCAGGGTGTGACCGGCGAGCGCGCCAAGGTCACGATCCGCAGGGACGGCGAGGTCATCAGCGAACGCAACATGTCGAGCGGCCAGACCTCCAGCGTCGAGGTCGACATCAAGCATGCCGGCCCCAACATCGTCGAGATCGAGGCCTCGCCGCTCGAGAGGGAGCTGACGCCGGTGAACAACCGCGCCGTCGTCGCCATCGACGGCGTGCGCGACAAGCTGCGCGTGCTGCTGGTCTCCGGCGAGCCGCATTCCGGCGAGCGCACCTGGCGCAATTTGCTGAAATCCGACGCCAGCGTCGATCTCGTGCACTTCACCATTCTGCGTCCGCCGGAGAAGCAGGACGGCACGCCGATCAACGAATTGTCGCTGATCGCGTTTCCGACCCGCGAGCTGTTCCAGCAGAAGATCAACGAATTCCAGTTGATCATCTTCGACCGCTACGCCCGCCAGGGCGTGCTGCCGATCGCCTATTTCGACAACATCGCGCGCTATGTGCGTTCGGGCGGCGCGGTGCTGGTCTCGGCCGGCCCCGACTACGCGTCGAACACCAGCATCTGGCGTACGCCGCTGGATTCGGTGCTGCCGGCCGAGCCGGTCGGCGTGACCGAAAAGCCGTTCTATGCGCATCTGTCCGACACCGGCAAACGCCATCCCGTCACGCGCGGGCTGGAAGGCTCAGGCAGCGAGCCGCCGCGCTGGAGCCGCTTCTTCCGCACCGTCGATACGCGTAACGCCACCGGTACCCCCGTCATGACCGGCGCCGACAACAAGCCGCTGCTGTTCCTGTCGCGCTTCGGCGAGGGGCGCGTCGCGCTGCTGCTTTCCGACCACATCTGGCTGTGGGCGCGCGGCTATGAAGGCGGTGGCCCGCATCTCGATCTGCTGCGGCGGATGTCGCACTGGCTGATGAAGCAGCCTGATCTGGACGAGGAAGCGCTGCGCTTGCAGGTGCAGGGTAAGGACATCGTGGTGGTGCGCCAGACCATGTCGGACAGCGTGCAGCCGGTGTCGGTGACTTCGCCGTCCGGCGTGACGCATGATTTGACACTGAACGCGGGCGAGCCCGGCGAGTGGCGCGCGAGCCTGCCTGCGAACGAACTCGGCCTGTGGCAGGCGACCGACGGCACGCTGAAGGCGCTCATCAATGTCGGCCCGACCAATCCGAAGGAGTTTTCGGAGGTCACCTCCACCGCCGAGACCTTGAGGCCGCTGACGCAGGCAACCGGCGGCGACGCCGTGCGGGTGGTGGACGGAGCGAGCGTCGACCTGCCGCGCATCGTGCCGGTGCGCTCCTCCAGCGTCTTCCATGGCGACGGCTGGATGGGCGTGAGGCTGCGCGACGCCAGCGTGGTGAAGGGCGTCGGCGTACTGCCGATCTTCGCCGGCCTGATCGGGCTATTGCTGCTGCTCGGTGCATTCGCCGCGACCTGGATGCGCGAGGGGCGCTAAGCTCGCGCCCCGTTGCACGAACAACACATCCGTCACTGACCTCGGTTTGTCCGCCGCGCCGCGGTTGACACCGCTGCGACCTTCCGATGTTATAATGTAACATCGCGTGGGCCGGGGAATTGGGCCCCCGTGATGCTGGGGTGCGTTTCCGCATGAAGTGGTTCAGGTCGAACATCCGGCACGGTGCCCGGCTCGCGCTTTTCGCGCTGCTGGTGCAGTTCGCGCTGTCTTTCGGTCACAGCCACTCGTTCGCGCAGGCCGCACCGCTGCTACAATCCTGGCAGCAGATCGACGGTAGCGTCGCGACAGCTGACGGTGTCGCGGTCCAGAAGCAATCGCCGGCCGTTCCCGACCAAGACCAGTCCGGTGACGACTATTGCGCGATCTGCGCCGTCGTCTCGATGGCGAGCACGATTGTGTTCGCGACGCCGCCTGTCCTGCTGCTGCCTCAGGCCGTCGAATTTCTCTACCTCACCACCGACGCCGAATTCGCGCATCTGAAGTCGGCCGGCGCGTCGTTCCAGCCGCGCGCCCCTCCCCTGTCCTGACCTCCAACGCTTGATCACACCCGGTCCGTCCTGCGTTCGCGCTGGAGCGTCCGGGAGCAGTTGAAGTCGAATTCCGTCGCACCGCGACGGCAGGTCGCCAACCAACAAATCCAACTTTGGTCGGCGCCTGACTGGAATCAGGACAATGACATCCCAACGACGACGCGCGCAGTGTCTGTGCGGAGCAAGCCTGCTCCTGCTCGGCGCCGCGGCCATGCCGGCCATGGCACAGGACAAGCCGGCGCCAACCGAATTACCGGCGGTCGAAGTCACCGCGCCCAGCCCGATCGTCCGGCGGCAAACGGTGCGCGTCCGCACCACGGCGCGCGTCACGCGTGGCGGCACCGCGCGCAACCGCGAGCGTGGGCCGGAGGTCGCGGCCGCGCCAGCGCCGGCCACGCAGCAACAGGGCGTGCTGCCCATCGTCACCAACCAGTTCGCCACCGTCACGGTGGTGCCGAACGAAGAGATCCGCCGCGAGGGCGGCGGACAGCTCGGCGATCTCCTGTTCTCGAAACCCGGCATCACCGGCTCGAGCTTTGCGCCCGGCGCCTCCAGCCGGCCGATCATCCGGGGCCTCGACGTCAACCGCGTCGGCATCGTCGAGAACGGCACCAATTCGAACGGCGCCTCCGATCTCGGCGAAGACCATTTCGTCCCGATCGATACGCTCGCGACCAATCAGGTCGAAGTGGTGCGCGGGCCGGCCGCCTTGCGCTACGGCTCGACCTCGATTGGTGGCGTCGTGAGCGCGACCAACAACCGCATTCCGGACACGCTGCCGACCTGCGCCGCGCCGCCGTTCCAGAGTTTTGGCATGTCCGCGCCACAGGCCACGCCGGGCGCGCCTTGCGTCACAGCCGAGACGCGCACCGCGGTCAGCTCGGTCGATCGCGGCGTCGAGGGCGGCGTGCTGATCGATGCCGGTGCCGGCAATTTCGCACTCCATGCCGACGCCTATGGCCGCAAGACCTCGGACTATGCGATTCCCGCCTATCCGTATCTCGCCGACCAGACCCGGCCGGTGAATGGCCGGCAGCCGAACTCGGCGACACAGTCGGACGGCGGCTCGATCGGCGGCTCCTACTTCTTCCAGGGCGGCTTCATCGGCGCCGCGATCACGCAGAACGACGCGCTCTACCATATCCCCGGCATCGACGGCGCCGATCACAACACGCGCATCGACGGCCACCAGACCAAGGTCAACGTCAAGGGCGAATATCGCCCCGACGCCGCCGCGATCGACACGATTCGCTTCTGGGCGGGCGCCACCAACTACAAGCACAACGAGATTGGCCTCGCCGATCCCGCCGACCCGAGCAGTGACGGCGTGCGGCAGACCTTCACCAACAAGGAGCAGGAGATCCGCACCGAGGTGCAGTTGATGCCATTCAACGCGCGCTTTGCGGAGGTGACGACGGCAATCGGATTTCAGGCAGGCCATCAGGAACTGACGGCGCCAAGCCCCGATGATCCAGGCAGCCCGCTCAACGGATTGTGGGACCCTAACAAGAACAACAGGCTCGCCGGTTACGTCTTCAACGAGCTGAAATTCAGCGAGACCACCAAGGCGCAGATTGCTGGACGCATCGAGCAGGTCAACCTCTCCGGCACAACGCCGGCATTCATACCTCCCGTGTTCGACGTCAACATTGACCCTGCCAGTGTTGGTCCCGCGACGCCGCACAATCTGCACTTCACGCCGAAAAGTGCGAGCATTGGCCTGATCCAGAATCTGCCGTGGGATCTGGTTGCCAGCATTACAGGTCAATACGTCGAACGAGCGCCGAAACCGGCAGAGCTCTTTTCGCGCGGCGCGCATGATGCAACCGCCACCTTCGATATCGGCAATCCCGATCTCGGCATCGAAACGGCAAAATCGATCGAGGTCGGGTTACGGCGCGCGACCGGGCCGTTGCGATTCGAACTCACCGGCTACTACACGAAGTTCAATGGCTTCATATACCGCCGATTGACCGGCAACACATGCGACGATGCGGCTTGTGTAGACATAGCCAATCCGAACCAGCTTGAGCTGAACCAAGCAAGATATTCGCAACGCGATGCGACCTTCCGCGGCGGCGAGTTCCAGTCGCAGCTCGATGTCGGCGCATTCAACGGCGGCATCTGGGGCATCGAGAACCAGCTCGACGTGGTGCGCGCCACCTTCACCGACGGCACCAACGTGCCGCGCATCCCGCCACTCAGGATGGGCGGCGGCCTGTTCTGGCGCGACGACAACTGGCTGATGCGCATCAACCTCCTGCACGCCTTCCCTCAGAACAACATCGCCGCGGTCGCGGAGACGCCGACACCCGGCTACAATCTGTTGAAGGCGGAGGTGAGCTACAAGACCAAGCTCAGTCAAAATTGGTTCGGCGCGCGCGAGATGATGGTCGGCCTCGTCGGCAACAATCTGTTGAACGAGAGCATCCGCAACTCGGTGTCCTATACCAAGGACGAGGTGCTGATGCCCGGCATCGGCGTCCGCGCGTTCGCCAATTTCAAGTTCTAGCTTCTCGCCTTGCTCCAGTCAGGGCCCACGGGCCCTGACACGCCCTCGAAGGCGCCATCGACGAGTTCGAACACCAGGACGCGGGCGTGATCAACGGGACCCGGCATGATGACACGGCCCTTCGGCACCGGCTTGAAGCCGACGCGGCTGTAATAGGGCTCGTCACCGACCAGCAGCACGATGGCGTGCCCCTTCGCCTTGGCGTCCTTCAGCGCGCGTTCCATCAGCAGCCGGCCGACGCCGCGGCCGCGGAACGGCGGCTCGACCGTCAGCGGCCCGAGCAGCAGCGCCGGCGTCTCGCCGATCAGGATCGGCAATTGCCGCACCGATCCCACCAGCAGCGTGCCGATGCGGGCCGTGAAGGAGAGCTCGAGCACATGGTCGACATGCTCGCGGATCCGGTAGGCGCTGAGCACGAAGCGGCCGGGGCCGAAGGTGCGCTCGTGCAGCCGCTCGATCGCCTGCGCGTCGCCGGCGGCCTCAGGCAGAATCGTAAGTGAGAGATCGCTCATATCGGGACGCGGGATAGCATCTCGGAAGGCTGCGGTCCATCTGCCTGCATGCCCTGCATCTCGCGCGAGAAGATGGTCGCGAACAGCGCTGTCCAGAGGGTCAGCATGACGATCGGGAGCGTGTAATACTGCGTGAACACGGGATGCGTGGCGAAGAACGCCAGGTTCAGCGCAAGATTGCCGGCCACCAGCAGCGCCAATCGCCTCACACAGAATTGGCTGGAAAAGCGCCACAGCAGCGCGGTCCACAAGCAGAGGAGCAGGATCACTGGGAACTGTGTATCCCCGAGATAGGCGCGCAGCACCGCCAGATCGAGACTGGGTGCCTGCGTGTCCTGGCCGCCATAGGCCGACACCAGCGGA from Bradyrhizobium arachidis carries:
- a CDS encoding DUF2946 domain-containing protein, giving the protein MKWFRSNIRHGARLALFALLVQFALSFGHSHSFAQAAPLLQSWQQIDGSVATADGVAVQKQSPAVPDQDQSGDDYCAICAVVSMASTIVFATPPVLLLPQAVEFLYLTTDAEFAHLKSAGASFQPRAPPLS
- a CDS encoding GNAT family N-acetyltransferase — translated: MSDLSLTILPEAAGDAQAIERLHERTFGPGRFVLSAYRIREHVDHVLELSFTARIGTLLVGSVRQLPILIGETPALLLGPLTVEPPFRGRGVGRLLMERALKDAKAKGHAIVLLVGDEPYYSRVGFKPVPKGRVIMPGPVDHARVLVFELVDGAFEGVSGPVGPDWSKARS
- a CDS encoding TonB-dependent receptor; protein product: MTSQRRRAQCLCGASLLLLGAAAMPAMAQDKPAPTELPAVEVTAPSPIVRRQTVRVRTTARVTRGGTARNRERGPEVAAAPAPATQQQGVLPIVTNQFATVTVVPNEEIRREGGGQLGDLLFSKPGITGSSFAPGASSRPIIRGLDVNRVGIVENGTNSNGASDLGEDHFVPIDTLATNQVEVVRGPAALRYGSTSIGGVVSATNNRIPDTLPTCAAPPFQSFGMSAPQATPGAPCVTAETRTAVSSVDRGVEGGVLIDAGAGNFALHADAYGRKTSDYAIPAYPYLADQTRPVNGRQPNSATQSDGGSIGGSYFFQGGFIGAAITQNDALYHIPGIDGADHNTRIDGHQTKVNVKGEYRPDAAAIDTIRFWAGATNYKHNEIGLADPADPSSDGVRQTFTNKEQEIRTEVQLMPFNARFAEVTTAIGFQAGHQELTAPSPDDPGSPLNGLWDPNKNNRLAGYVFNELKFSETTKAQIAGRIEQVNLSGTTPAFIPPVFDVNIDPASVGPATPHNLHFTPKSASIGLIQNLPWDLVASITGQYVERAPKPAELFSRGAHDATATFDIGNPDLGIETAKSIEVGLRRATGPLRFELTGYYTKFNGFIYRRLTGNTCDDAACVDIANPNQLELNQARYSQRDATFRGGEFQSQLDVGAFNGGIWGIENQLDVVRATFTDGTNVPRIPPLRMGGGLFWRDDNWLMRINLLHAFPQNNIAAVAETPTPGYNLLKAEVSYKTKLSQNWFGAREMMVGLVGNNLLNESIRNSVSYTKDEVLMPGIGVRAFANFKF